A single Drechmeria coniospora strain ARSEF 6962 chromosome 03, whole genome shotgun sequence DNA region contains:
- a CDS encoding pre-mRNA splicing factor ATP-dependent RNA helicase PRP43: MTSETPTNRRRLNASSSSDSAAVSGSPTFAPDVAENLELHSLLDPIADGKASPNATALQPNLDFADSELKRMLSIRNPISTLSTAAERHNQAQTIGTESFKKIGAGAYGTILAQDGKLIVFKLAKSGDDDALRNDYEKHSLIARYFNKYSVNELGIPECIDFIPKSNIEFFSQRPSLTQAAEALCYFPTGALISERILPLPLPVRQLLIDKYCSEKIKAEALCAVANKDCLIRVYLGSMAGRGIGKFFSLRNFKMHLGMMHSIQLDVDGMARRMGIAMAVMHWAAMTDARDVEFILGSATAKTTIQGSPSSYTLKDLSQRVTQLWVLDFNQVRSITMDAAGVNQAVEAAIINDPYIPRPLRNSSIERSVWSSFVKSYIEASDMIIQDQHDPGMAELPRMFIQGFIDVVRQMSLSQHK, from the coding sequence cctcatcctcatccgaTTCTGCCGCAGTCTCTGGCTCGCCAACCTTTGCCCCCGATGTTGCAGAAAACCTTGAGCTTCACAGTCTGCTGGATCCTATCGCTGACGGCAAAGCCTCTCCAAATGCCACAGCTCTCCAGCCCAATCTCGACTTCGCCGATAGTGAGCTGAAAAGAATGCTTTCAATTCGCAACCCGATCTCGACATTATCTACCGCCGCGGAACGCCACAACCAGGCTCAAACAATTGGTACTGAATCGTTTAAAAAGATTGGCGCAGGTGCTTATGGCACTATTCTTGCCCAAGATGGGAAATTAATTGTTTTCAAACTGGCAAAGagtggcgacgacgatgccttgCGGAATGACTACGAAAAGCATTCGTTGATTGCCCGCTACTTCAACAAGTATAGTGTTAATGAACTTGGAATCCCCGAATGCATCGACTTTATTCCCAAAAGCAATATAGAGTTCTTCAGCCAACGCCCTAGCCTTACTCAAGCTGCCGAAGCATTATGCTACTTCCCGACAGGCGCTCTGATCTCCGAAAGAATCCTACCTCTTCCACTACCTGTTCGACAACTTCTGATCGACAAGTATTGCAGCGAAAAAATTAAAGCCGAGGCACTTTGCGCAGTTGCAAATAAGGATTGCCTGATCCGGGTTTACCTAGGCTCAATGGCAGGACGAGGAATAGGAAAATTCTTCTCGCTACGGAACTTTAAAATGCATCTCGGTATGATGCATAGCATCCAACTTGACGTTGATGGGATGGCTCGCAGAATGGGCATTGCTATGGCAGTTATGCATTGGGCGGCCATGACAGATGCCCGAGATGTTGAGTTTATTCTTGGCAGCGCTACAGCAAAAACTACAATTCAAGGCTCGCCATCCTCTTATACACTTAAAGACTTGTCGCAGAGAGTTACACAACTCTGGGTCCTGGATTTTAATCAAGTGCGAAGCATTACCATGGATGCAGCTGGTGtcaatcaagctgttgaGGCTGCAATCATCAACGACCCATACATTCCGAGGCCATTAAGAAATTCCAGCATCGAGAGAAGTGTGTGGAGTTCATTCGTCAAGAGCTATATCGAGGCATCCGACATGATTATTCAGGACCAGCATGATCCCGGCATGGCAGAGTTACCACGAATGTTTATTCAGGGGTTCATTGACGTGGTCAGGCAAATGAGTTTGTCACAGCATAAATAG
- a CDS encoding cytidine and deoxycytidylate deaminase has product MELRTGEIHRMIMQQALELAQKSPPKSSNFRVGAVLVKLDGDKGYQVTAEGFTLERPGNTHAEECCLLKLAEEKCTTEEGLAEISMSPHALYTTMEPCFKRLSGKLPCVERVLRQKSWIKHVYIGVVEPETFVGQNYGRQMLEEAGIEVYHVAGLEREILEVATAGHVSD; this is encoded by the coding sequence ATGGAGCTTAGGACGGGCGAGATTCACCGGATGATTATGCAACAGGCTCTGGAACTGGCCCAAAAATCGCCTCCCAAGTCAAGCAACTTCCGTGTCGGTGCAGTCTTGGTCAAACTCGATGGCGACAAAGGCTACCAAGTCACGGCAGAGGGGTTCACCCTTGAACGCCCTGGAAACACTCACGCCGAGGAATGCTGTCTATTGAAGCTCGCCGAAGAAAAATGCACCACCGAAGAAGGGCTTGCTGAAATCAGCATGAGTCCCCATGCTCTGTACACGACCATGGAGCCATGCTTCAAGCGTCTCAGCGGAAAGCTGCCTTGCGTCGAGAGAGTGCTTCGGCAGAAATCATGGATCAAGCACGTCTACATCGGCGTCGTGGAGCCCGAAACCTTTGTCGGCCAAAATTATGGCCGTCAAAtgctggaggaggcgggGATTGAGGTCTATCACGTTGCCGGCTTGGAGAGGGAAATTCTTGAGGTTGCCACTGCAGGCCACGTCTCAGATTAG
- a CDS encoding Protein stn1 — protein MKDEAKAEIYPRYCFHLSPTVNKWCLFRACEIHALDQRPGFEGEGFYFHRNLPIKWVRIVGVVVAIDEYAGRRVYTIDDSSAACIEALVSLAATKDADGPSLYPDIDVGAVVDVKGSLSTFRNERQIKIEKMFLVRGTTQEVTLWEKRGTFRRDVLDTPWVLSLREVRRCRKEAERCEAAGEGSKRWLATTMSERTAVRTMKAQMPLSAGEPKDKKRGRDALGAVQELIRDGAVKGKYSALGL, from the exons ATGAAGGACGAAGCCAAGGCCGAAATTTACCCCCGATACTGCTTCCACCTGTCGCCCACGGTCAACAAATGGTGTCTCTTTCGCGCATGCGAGATCCACGCCTTGGACCAGCGTCCCGGCTTTGAAG GGGAGGGATTCTACTTTCACCGAAATCTGCCAATAAAATGGGtgcgcatcgtcggcgtcgtcgtcgccatcgacgagtaCGCGGGCCGCAGGGTCTACACCATTGACGACAGCAGCGCCGCGTGCATCGAGGCGCTGGTGTCATTGGCGGCCACGAAGGATGCCGATGGCCCATCGCTGTACCCGGACATCGACgttggtgccgtcgtcgacgtcaaagGCAGCCTCTCCACCTTCCGAAACGAGCGGCAGATCAAGATCGAGAAGATGTTTCTCGTGAGAGGTACGACGCAGGAGGTGACGCTCTGGGAAAAGAGAGGCACATTCCGCCGAGATGTCCTCGACACGCCCTGGGTTCTCAGCCTCCGGGAGGTGCGTAGATGTcgcaaggaggccgagagatgcgaggcggcgggcgagggctCGAAGCGGTGGCTTGCGACAACAATGTCCGAACGTACCGCCGTCCGAACGATGAAGGCACAAATGCCACTGTCTGCAGGGGAGCCAAAGGATAAGAAACGAGGGCGCGATGCGCTTGGGGCAGTGCAAGAGTTGATTCGAGATGGAGCTGTCAAGGGCAAGTATAGCGCCCTGGGCTTGTGA
- a CDS encoding glycoside hydrolase family 81 protein yields MGFHHLPLLVSLVLTCTECFIVPVTFLGNAQESSALALISPSTADQLPSPSVLSSLEQRGPATANGRNLNYIATGAFEFQAPKAGIASNSTAGDIKRPTVTIYRSVNSTFVYERYFLLTFITTSIHSPSYAAAIPSSTLNSTMVSQDIFAEPIDCKAPPSSVAVRDDHPVPRKGIQSQAPLQTNKFYSNFFLGDQLGPTYTFPYSVQWAGGKGVTASWGLSCSHIEPHQRVFGQERHNGAAAYYLNPVGIQSMVMSAKELGNDTSLAVDSITAFSARVSLSKDRDSPPAISFPLVQGMAYITAQYDGATPVLRSGVFFRTVSQVIRQPKEHVTKFTFHLEDGTLWRVYAWRTKGDDLDLAVINNGLAEATKPFHGIIQVCKDPATPGSEAMLDDGAGIYPLTLSLSGTASGSEGTYSFNFSRGGHQSGHLYMYALPHHIDSFDDETRGQTQMVQLPTTTKGMASLVRGVRWTLVEPGMPVDVGFAPWHPEKGSIEKLSDRAKRTIRAAAAKEVSQNMIAQSNLNSMYFSGKALAKFATIMYVVDRLIGDKTLAETGLGQLKAAFDIFAANKQEFPLVRETAWGGVVSSASYSTGDAGVDFGNTYYNDHHFHYGYHILAAATIGHLDPDWAKANADYVNMLARDVANPSRKDSYFPMWRSFDWYHGHSWAHGLYAAADGKDQESSSEDMMHAYALKMWGQVSGNTDLEARGNLQLAILSRSLQNYYLYKKSNTVQPKQFIGNKVAGILFENKIDHTTYFDPRIEAIQGIHMIPILPPTPFVRCRDFVEEEWEAFFSNGRIDDVRNAWKGIIYASYATVAPRKAWEFFTSSTFDAQWLDGGASLTWFLAYAAALGDI; encoded by the exons ATGGGCTTCCATCACTTACCACTGCTCGTTTCACTTGTGCTAACTTGTACCGAATGCTTCATCGTTCCAGTGACATTTCTCGGAAACGCCCAGGAGAGCTCGGCCCTGGCGCTCATCTCACCCAGCACCGCTGACCAACTCCCGTCGCCTTCGGTGCTATCAAGTCTCGAACAACGCGGGCCCGCGACGGCAAACGGCCGAAATTTGAACTACATCGCCACGGGCGCTTTCGAATTCCAGGCACCCAAGGCCGGTATCGCCTCCaactcgacggccggcgatATCAAGCGGCCCACGGTCACAATTTATCGCTCCGTCAACTCCACCTTCGTATATGAAAGATACTTCCTGCTCACCTTCATCACAACGAGTATCCATAGTCCTTCTTACGCAGCAGCTAttccatcctcgacgctcAATTCCACCATGGTCTCGCAGGACATCTTCGCGGAGCCTATCGATTGCAAGGCCCCGCCCTCCAGCGTTGCCGTTCGGGACGATCACCCTGTTCCGCGAAAAGGAATTCAGTCGCAGGCGCCTCTCCAGACGAACAAATTTTACTCCAACTTTTTCCTCGGGGATCAGCTCGGCCCCACCTACACCTTCCCCTACTCGGTGCAATGGGCGGGCGGCAAGGGCGTGACGGCGAGCTGGGGTCTGTCATGCTCTCACATTGAGCCTCACCAGCGTGTCTTCGGACAAGAACGACACAACGGCGCTGCGGCGTACTACCTCAATCCCGTCGGAATCCAGTCGATGGTGATGTCGGCGAAGGAGTTGGGAAACGATAcctctctcgccgtcgacagcatCACCGCGTTTTCCGCCAGGGTCAGCCTCAGCAAGGATCGTGATTCACCCCCGGCCATCTCCTTCCCCCTGGTCCAGGGGATGGCTTACATCACCGCCCAGTACGACGGCGCCACCCCAGTCCTTCGCTCAGGCGTCTTCTTCAGGACTGTGAGTCAAGTAATCCGGCAACCAAAGGAGCACGTGACCAAATTCACCTTCCACCTGGAGGATGGAACTCTGTGGCGTGTGTACGCATGGAGAACAAAGGGCGATGACCTCGACCTTGCGGTGATCAATAATGGACTCGCCGAAGCGACGAAGCCATTCCACGGCATCATTCAAGTATGCAAGGACCCTGCTACCCCGGGGTCAGAAGCCATGTTGGACGACGGGGCCGGAATATATCCCCTCACGCTCAGCTTGTCTGGCACGGCATCCGGCTCCGAGGGCACCTATTCGTTCAATTTTAGTAGGGGTGGTCACCAGTCCGGccacctgtacatgtatgcctTGCCTCATCACATCGACTCCTTCGACGATGAGACCAGGGGCCAAACCCAGATGGTCCAacttccgacgacgacgaagggCATGGCCTCGCTGGTCAGGGGAGTACGGTGGACGCTGGTAGAGCCTGGAATGCCCGTCGATGTAGGTTTCGCCCCCTGGCATCCCGAGAAAGGGAGCATTGAGAAACTGTCCGACCGGGCGAAGCGCACCATACGGGCGGCTGCTGCCAAGGAAGTGTCGCAGAACATGATTGCGCAGTCGAACCTCAACTCGATGTACTTTAGCGGCAAG GCACTCGCCAAGTTCGCCACCATCATGTATGTTGTGGACCGCCTCATCGGAGACAAAACTCTGGCGGAGACTGGCCTGGGTCAGCTGAAGGCTGCCTTTGACATATTCGCGGCAAACAAGCAGGAGTTTCCGTTGGTGCGCGAAA CTGCCTGGGGTGGTGTTGTTTCCTCGGCGAGCTATTCCACAGGAGATGCGGGCGTCGACTTTGGCAACACGTATTACAATGATCACCATTTCCACTACGGCTACCACatcttggcggcggcgaccatTGGCCACCTGGACCCCGACTGGGCCAAAGCGAATGCGGACTATGTCAACATGCTGGCGAGGGATGTTGCGAACCCGAGCCGCAAGGACAGCTACTTTCCCATGTGGCGCAGCTTCGACTGGTATCACGGCCACAGCTGGGCTCATGGTCTCTATGCCGCGGCGGATGGCAAG GACCAAGAGTCGAGCTCGGAAGACATGATGCATGCGTACGCCCTCAAGATGTGGGGGCAGGTGAGTGGCAATACTGATCTCGAAGCCAG GGGCAACCTGCAGCTCGCGATCCTCTCTCGCAGCCTGCAAAATTACTACCTGTACAAGAAGAGCAACACGGTGCAGCCGAAGCAGTTCATCGGAAACAAGGTGGCCGGAATCCTGTTTGAAAACAAGATTGACCATACGACGTACTTTGACCCGAGGATTGAGGCAATCCAGGGAATACACATGATCCCCATCcttccgccgacgccgttcgTTCGCTGCAGGGATTTTGTCGAGGAAGAATGGGAGGCGTTCTTCAGCAACGGTCGGATAGACGATGTACGCAACGCCTGGAAGGGCATAATATATGCCAGCTACGCAACCGTTGCGCCGAGGAAAGCGTGGGAGTTTTTCACGTCGAGTACTTTTGATGCTCAATGGCTCGATGGGGGCGCGTCGTTGACCTGGTTCTTGGCCTATGCTGCAG CTCTTGGTGACATTTGA